In the genome of Rhizobium rosettiformans, one region contains:
- a CDS encoding LysR family transcriptional regulator has translation MFSLSHVAAFIEVIETGSFHEASRRLQISQPTVSHNVKRLEDILGVRLVERRKDKCVPTRQGLVFLPFARSLLTVTKRSLDRLHSGRITLGASTNIGTYILPVHLKRLQDAQGRPPEVAVASNPEIIEKLLRKEIDLAFTEWWDDRKGYQARLWRKEKLVIIVSPQHNWRTRKTIEAAELFQESLIGGERGTGTGSVLREAFGQAAEQFPISFNVGSTEAVKHAVRAGLGISIVMRSTVLDELASGRLYEVSVENVVLEKSVWAVHPVHMEDGSPEAIALKVILDASAPLGDLEHVHITRGHIRKI, from the coding sequence ATGTTTAGCCTTTCGCATGTCGCAGCATTCATAGAGGTAATCGAAACTGGCAGCTTTCACGAGGCGTCGCGACGGCTTCAGATATCCCAACCGACTGTCTCACATAATGTGAAACGATTGGAGGATATACTAGGGGTGCGGCTGGTCGAGAGGAGGAAGGACAAGTGTGTGCCGACTCGGCAAGGGCTCGTATTCTTGCCATTCGCACGCAGCCTTTTGACCGTCACGAAGAGATCTCTGGACCGCCTGCACAGCGGCCGGATTACGTTGGGTGCCAGTACTAACATCGGTACCTATATTTTGCCAGTCCACTTGAAGCGTTTACAGGATGCTCAAGGCCGGCCACCTGAGGTGGCCGTTGCCTCAAATCCTGAAATCATCGAAAAGCTCTTGAGGAAGGAGATTGATCTAGCCTTTACCGAATGGTGGGACGATCGAAAAGGATATCAAGCCCGCCTTTGGCGGAAGGAAAAGCTGGTAATAATCGTATCCCCACAGCATAATTGGAGGACGCGAAAAACAATTGAAGCGGCAGAGTTATTTCAAGAGTCCCTCATTGGCGGAGAACGTGGAACCGGTACCGGATCCGTGCTCCGCGAGGCCTTCGGCCAAGCGGCAGAGCAATTCCCAATCTCATTCAATGTCGGGAGCACTGAGGCTGTGAAGCATGCAGTTCGAGCTGGTCTCGGCATTTCGATCGTGATGAGGAGCACTGTCCTCGATGAGCTCGCGTCGGGTAGGCTTTATGAGGTTTCTGTTGAGAATGTGGTTCTCGAAAAGTCTGTGTGGGCTGTACATCCCGTACATATGGAGGATGGTTCACCGGAAGCAATCGCGCTTAAGGTTATACTCGATGCGAGCGCCCCTCTGGGTGACCTAGAGCACGTCCACATTACTCGGGGTCATATCCGCAAGATTTGA
- a CDS encoding phosphonate dehydrogenase — MLPKVVITHRVHEEIISKLSPHARLVCNDTDDTWPREKLLAELSDAKAMMAFMPDMIDASVLAHAPDLQLVACALKGFDNFDIEACTQRGVHVTIVSDLLTDPTAELTIGLMIALGRHILPGDKSVRRDYKGWRPRFYGLGLQGTAIGILGMGAIGKAIAQRLSTFGAIVSYWDRQSLDKADEIRLNVKPLEFDQLISSSTFLVCALPLSAETKHLLGAEQLAKMPKGALLINPARGSVVDEEAVVAALQAGRLGGYAADVYEMEDWARPDRPDKVHGGLLNREHDSILTPHIGSAVAKSRLAIEHEAADNIIDFVQGRRPRAAINEVQLIP; from the coding sequence ATGCTCCCAAAGGTAGTAATCACCCATCGCGTCCACGAGGAGATTATCTCAAAGCTATCTCCCCACGCTCGTTTAGTTTGCAACGATACTGATGATACATGGCCCCGCGAGAAACTGCTCGCAGAATTGAGCGACGCCAAGGCGATGATGGCGTTCATGCCGGACATGATCGACGCGTCTGTACTCGCGCACGCTCCCGATCTTCAACTTGTGGCATGTGCGCTGAAAGGCTTCGATAACTTCGACATCGAAGCCTGCACGCAGCGTGGAGTCCACGTCACGATAGTGTCCGATCTTCTCACTGACCCGACAGCCGAACTTACAATCGGTCTGATGATTGCTCTTGGGCGGCACATTCTGCCAGGCGACAAGAGCGTCAGGAGGGATTACAAAGGTTGGCGCCCTCGGTTTTACGGCCTTGGGCTGCAGGGCACAGCAATCGGCATTTTAGGGATGGGAGCGATCGGAAAAGCTATAGCACAGCGCCTAAGTACCTTCGGCGCCATTGTGTCGTACTGGGATCGTCAATCCCTGGACAAAGCCGATGAGATCAGACTGAACGTAAAGCCTCTTGAATTTGACCAGTTGATCTCGTCGTCTACCTTTCTTGTGTGTGCACTCCCGCTTTCGGCCGAAACGAAGCATCTCCTCGGCGCTGAACAACTCGCCAAAATGCCCAAAGGAGCACTTCTTATTAATCCTGCACGCGGAAGCGTGGTTGATGAAGAGGCTGTTGTCGCTGCATTGCAGGCGGGGCGCTTGGGAGGCTACGCCGCTGATGTTTATGAGATGGAGGACTGGGCCAGACCCGACCGGCCTGACAAGGTCCACGGGGGTCTCCTCAATCGCGAACATGATTCGATCTTGACACCCCACATAGGCTCAGCAGTGGCGAAGTCGCGTTTGGCTATCGAGCACGAGGCTGCTGACAACATTATAGATTTTGTCCAAGGCCGAAGACCTCGTGCGGCAATTAACGAGGTTCAACTAATTCCTTGA
- the phnE gene encoding phosphonate ABC transporter, permease protein PhnE translates to MTQPSADYDSILQHQNKAWTRAGVIALAIACVIIVSSYHSGLLDLERLGSGFPALWQLGTEMFPPDFNRGLEWISPLIDTLAMSIAGTAIAVLISLPVGFFASGKTAPNAVIYMISRGLLNGLRSIPELIMGIVFVAAVGFGALPGVLALGLHSVGMVGKFFAEAIEHCDNAPIEAARAAGASPFQIVTRAILPQVLPQLADVTIYRWEYNFRASTILGTVGAGGIGFELMTSLRIMNYQEVLAIMLVVLLMVTIVDQVGALLRRQLQ, encoded by the coding sequence ATGACACAGCCGTCGGCCGACTACGACTCTATCCTTCAACATCAAAACAAAGCTTGGACCAGAGCTGGCGTGATCGCGTTGGCAATTGCGTGTGTGATCATTGTTAGCAGTTATCACTCCGGTCTTCTTGATCTGGAGCGTCTGGGATCTGGGTTTCCTGCGCTCTGGCAGCTCGGTACGGAAATGTTTCCCCCGGATTTCAACCGAGGCTTGGAGTGGATCAGCCCTCTCATCGACACTCTGGCGATGAGTATAGCTGGGACTGCGATCGCGGTACTGATATCACTTCCAGTTGGCTTTTTCGCCTCAGGGAAAACAGCACCCAACGCTGTCATCTATATGATCTCGCGTGGATTGTTGAATGGTCTACGGTCGATCCCGGAGCTGATTATGGGCATCGTCTTCGTGGCGGCAGTGGGATTTGGAGCGCTCCCAGGCGTGCTGGCTCTTGGTCTTCACTCGGTTGGCATGGTGGGCAAGTTCTTTGCGGAGGCGATCGAGCATTGCGATAATGCGCCTATAGAAGCCGCACGCGCAGCTGGTGCGTCGCCGTTCCAGATCGTGACGCGGGCGATCTTGCCACAAGTTCTACCGCAATTGGCCGATGTGACCATCTATCGGTGGGAGTACAACTTCCGCGCCTCGACAATCCTGGGCACTGTGGGAGCTGGTGGTATCGGTTTCGAGTTGATGACATCCCTCCGGATCATGAATTATCAGGAGGTTCTTGCGATCATGCTCGTTGTCCTTCTGATGGTCACCATCGTTGACCAGGTCGGCGCTCTCCTCCGCCGCCAGCTGCAATAG
- a CDS encoding recombinase family protein: MRVGYARVSTIDQNPELQLEALRRAGCEKVFTERGSGARDDRPELGRILSDVLRTGDTLVVWKLDRLARSLKKLIATAEELERAKIGLVSLTESIDTTTPGGMLTFHVFGAIAQFERALIRERTTAGLVEARQRGRKGGRPPAMRPGDIAAARALMKEGSIPVRNIAQRMGVSVATLYRHIGKKGGSPKTVESEDVHG; this comes from the coding sequence ATGCGGGTCGGGTACGCCAGGGTCAGCACGATCGATCAAAATCCGGAGCTTCAGCTTGAGGCGCTGAGACGCGCCGGTTGCGAGAAGGTGTTTACCGAGCGCGGGTCAGGCGCTCGCGATGACCGCCCGGAATTGGGCCGAATTCTCTCCGACGTGCTTCGCACTGGTGACACGCTCGTTGTCTGGAAACTCGATCGGTTGGCGCGATCGCTAAAGAAGCTCATCGCGACGGCGGAAGAGTTGGAGCGCGCGAAGATCGGGCTCGTGTCCTTGACCGAGAGCATTGATACGACGACGCCGGGCGGCATGCTGACCTTCCATGTCTTCGGTGCGATCGCCCAGTTCGAACGTGCTCTGATCCGCGAACGCACGACGGCTGGACTGGTCGAGGCGCGGCAACGTGGCCGCAAGGGTGGCCGCCCGCCCGCGATGCGCCCGGGCGATATTGCCGCGGCGCGCGCCCTGATGAAGGAAGGCAGCATACCGGTACGCAATATTGCGCAGCGCATGGGGGTTTCTGTTGCAACCCTCTATCGTCATATCGGCAAGAAGGGTGGCTCTCCCAAAACAGTGGAATCCGAGGACGTCCATGGCTGA